Proteins from a single region of Apium graveolens cultivar Ventura chromosome 7, ASM990537v1, whole genome shotgun sequence:
- the LOC141674055 gene encoding uncharacterized protein LOC141674055: MEPPRTIKDVQKLTGRIAALKRFISKSGDKCLPFFKTLKKVKDFEWIAESQEASEQLKKYMTKSPLLAKPCSEDTLYLYLAVTEQAVSAVLVKEEQKLRKPVYYVSKVLHEAELNYSTMEKFALALITASRKLRPYFQAHKIKVLTDQPLRNILHSPKASIRLITWAIELGEFDIKYMPRTSIKAQALVDFMVECTINDQEIRGQEIVTPEGGKKEKDEEITLKEYWILRFDGASKTKSSGAGLVLQIPDGFMIEYTLKLDFPTTNNEAEYEALIDGLGLPRAVRDKNLKVCGDSKLVVAQVNGEFEAKDDTMAKYLRVVKGILTQFGEWYAERVSREENTTPDALSQFASSEIENYPRSIYFQVLKTPTIHVINLIAPVGMTCCWIDPIKTHLETGWLPNDAQEARKLDFGIEILIEGLLYKSYPVHVGLRSRGSGAPKITHGSPRIEAYEPETNEEGLRLALDLIDEVWDEASARNAEHQERAPLYYNRRVKKVLSTGRFGSEED; encoded by the exons atggagccaccacgCACCATCAAGGACGTTCAGAAGCTAACAGGAAGAATCGCAGCTCTCAagaggttcatctccaagtctggagacaaaTGTCTGCCATTTTTCAAAACGCTTAAGAAGGTGAAGGACTTTGAATGGATAGCTGAGAGCCAGGAGGCCTCTGAACAGCTAAAGAAGTACATGACTAAATCCCCATTATTGGCTAAACCATGTTCGGAAGACACTCTTTATTTGTACCTCGCGGTAACTGAACAAGCCGTGAGTGCGGTCCTCGTGAAGGAAGAGCAAAAGCTCAGGAAACCCGTGTACTATGTAAGCAAGGTGCTCCATGAAGCAGAGTTGAATTACTCCACCATGGAGAAGTTCGCGCTTGCTCTCATCACAGCCTCGAggaagttgagaccatacttccaggctcacaagatCAAAGTCCTAACGGACCAACCCTTGAGGAACATTCTTCATAGCCCGAAGGCCAGTATAAGGCTCATCACGTGGGCgattgagttaggagaatttgatatcaagtacATGCCTCGAACTTCCATCAAGGCTCAGGCCTTAGTAGACTTCATGGTCGAATGCACCATTAACGACCAAGAAATCAGGGGGCAAGAGATAGTAACCCCAGAAGGAGGAAAGAAGGAGAAGGATGAAGAAATAACCTTGAAAGAGTATTGGATTCTCCGTTTTGACGGAGCATCCAAAACAAAATCTAGTGGTGCAGGCCTAGTCTTGCAAATCCCTGATGGGTTTATGATTGAATATACTTTGAAGTTGGATTTCCCGACTACGaacaatgaagcagaatatgaagcattGATAGATGGCTTAGGCTTGCCTAGAGCTGTGAGGGACAAAAACCTGAAGGTCTGCGGAGACTCAAAACTTGTAGTTGCTCAAGTTAATGGGGAGTTTGAGGCCAAGGATGATACTATGGCCAAGTACTTGAGAGTCGTAAAGGGAATACTGACTCAGTTCGGTGAATGGTACGCAGAACGTGTTTcgagagaggagaacactacGCCGGATGCCTTGTCTCAGTTCGCCTCGTCTGAAATCGAGAATTATCCGAGAAGTATTTACTTCCAGGTCTTGAAGACCCCTACTATTCATGTCATAAATCTGATAGCACCGGTTGGTATGACATGCTGTTGGATAGATCCGATCAAGACCCACTTAGAAACTGGGTGGCTCCCCAACGATGCCCAGGAGGCACGCAAGCTTGATTTTGGCATTGAGATATTGATTGAAGGCCTTCTTTACAAAAG TTACCCCGTTCATGTTGGCTTACGGAGCCGAGGCAGTGGTGCCCCTAAAATCACTCATGGATCCCCTAGGATTGAAGCTTACGAGCCAGAGACCAATGAAGAAGGATTGAGGCTCGCTCTTGATCTCATTGACGAGGTCTGGGACGAGGCCAGCGCCCGTAATGCAGAGCATCAAGAAAGAGCCCCCCTCTATTATAATAGACGGGTTAAAAAGGTTCTTTCAACAGGGAGATTTGGTTCTGAGGAAGATTGA